CCTATGATGTTCCCTTGGAAATGGCTGCATGGTCTGTTAATAACACTATTGACAAGGCCCAAAAAGGAGATTATGGCAAGATGGCAGTGATTCAAGGTTCAAAATACCCTGATCTGCGGATTAAATGTGCAAATTCCCTTGAAAAATTAGGTTACCGTCTTTTTCTGTTGGCTAATTCTGAAGAATTATTAAGAAGACCACGCGATCTTTTAAATATTATTATCAGTTTAAGAAAGGCCATTAACCCCAATTCCGCACTTTACTTTCCATTTGCAAAACTCAACTTCATACCACTCTTGGCCTATGTGGGAATCGATTTATTTGGAGTGCCCAGTGCTGATTACTATGCCCGTATAGGGATTTTAACCACTCCTAACCATAATTATGACCTTGAAAAATATCCAATATATGACTTTAATTCAGGAGAAATTAAGGATTACAACCGCAAATCCCTGGAATTTGTTCTAAAAGAAGTTAGGGCTCATATAAAAAATGGAACTCTGCGTAATTTAGTGGAAGAAAGATGCTGTTCTTCCCCTGAGGCAATG
This window of the Methanobacterium sp. genome carries:
- a CDS encoding archaeosine tRNA-ribosyltransferase, producing MLEIKLHDGPARLGKHMNNTTPNLLKFDPEWIIQDEPMPYDVPLEMAAWSVNNTIDKAQKGDYGKMAVIQGSKYPDLRIKCANSLEKLGYRLFLLANSEELLRRPRDLLNIIISLRKAINPNSALYFPFAKLNFIPLLAYVGIDLFGVPSADYYARIGILTTPNHNYDLEKYPIYDFNSGEIKDYNRKSLEFVLKEVRAHIKNGTLRNLVEERCCSSPEAMSALRILDRDYGDYLDDYTQLY